One Cryptococcus neoformans var. grubii H99 chromosome 3, complete sequence genomic region harbors:
- a CDS encoding mitochondrial GTPase 1 encodes MPFLPRASFPFSPNTPSWFAGHMARSLRELPPLLENINLVIEARDARLPLTSINPIFDGVLRRWKARAKVEGERERIVVYTKRALAEARFEGPLTRAFMQNANQKIMFADTRKNPDISHILRYAVDLAQKSAPFSPTYSILVLGMPNVGKSSLLNALRRVGLRKGKAFQTGALAGVTKKLTGTVRIYEEPQVYVYDTPGVMMPYLGKGEEGGEKGLKLALTAGIKEDLFELDAISDYLLWKLNRRYVSEPSLPSYLSSLPLPPSFEPTDHLPTLLSALSNRLAAKQKGGEEDWESVMRWFVRAWREGKMGEWTLDELVPYRPVEVLLPHEVENMRLEGETVDLPVAGVPERQMSQVELDDHVSETVTAYLSTLSSSTSLENPASASQQRKISKSQRLQEKDAKLRGKGINVKRREEWQPGGVVSGGKRKGMSVKSTMGAAGRAVRRRG; translated from the exons ATGCCGTTCCTCCCACGAGCATCATTCCCGTTTTCGCCTAACACCCCTTCGTGGTTCGCCGGCCACATGGCTCGATCTCTTCGCGAATTGCCTCCGTTACTGGAGAACATCAACCTTGTCATCGAGGCTCGTGATGCTCGGTTACCACTTACAAGTATCAATCCGATTTTTGACGGGGTTTTGAGGCGGTGGAAAGCTAGAGCCAaggtggaaggagagagagaaagaatcGTCGTTTACACGAAAAGGGCTTTGGCTGAAGCCAGGTTTGAAGGA CCCTTGACAAGAGCCTTTATGCAAAATGCCAACCAAAAGATCATGTTCGCGGACACTCGTAAAAATCCAGACATCTCTCACATTCTGCGTTACGCTGTCG ATCTTGCTCAAAAGTCTGCTCCTTTCTCCCCAACATACTCTATCCTTGTTCTTGGTATGCCCAACGTCGGCAAATCATCGCTATTGAACGCCCTTCGCCGAGTTGGCCTGCGCAAGGGCAAGGCGTTCCAGACTGGTGCTCTAGCAGGTGTGACCAAAAAGTTGACTGGAACGGTCAGAATATACGAGGAACCCCAGGTATATGTGTACGATACGCCTGGAGTCATGATGCCCTATCTGGGTAAGGGTGAGGAAGGTGGGGAGAAGGGCCTGAAACTGGCTTTAACAG CGGGCATTAAGGAAGACTTATTTGAATTAGATGCCATTTCGGATTATCTCTTGTGGAAGTTGAACCGTCGCTACGTCTCAGAGCCATCGC TCCCCTCTTACCTCTCTTCATTACCACTCCCACCCTCCTTCGAACCTACTGACCACCTTCCtactcttctttccgctTTATCCAATCGTTTAGCTGCGAAGCAAAAGGGCGGTGAGGAAGACTGGGAGAGTGTTATGCGATGGTTCGTGCGAGCATGGAGAGAAGGTAAGATGGGAGAATGGACACTGGACGAATTGGTGCCGTACCGACCAGTTGAAGTTTTATTGCCACACGAGGTGGAGAACATGCGCTTGGAAGGAGAAACCGTCGACCTCCCTGTAGCCGGCGTTCCAGAACGACAGATGTCGCAAGTAGAATTAGATGACCATGTCAGTGAGACCGTCACTGCATATCTCTCGAccctctcatcttcaacatctCTTGAAAACCCAGCCTCTGCCTCTCAGCAACGCAAAATATCCAAGTCTCAGCGTCTTCAAGAAAAGGATGCGAAGTTACGAGGAAAGGGTATCAatgtgaagaggagagaagagtggCAGCCGGGAGGTGTAGTGAGTGGGGgcaagagaaaagggatGAGTGTGAAGAGTACCATGGGTGCTGCCGGGAGAGCTGTCAGACGGCGAGGATAA
- a CDS encoding mitochondrial GTPase 1, variant, translated as MQNANQKIMFADTRKNPDISHILRYAVDLAQKSAPFSPTYSILVLGMPNVGKSSLLNALRRVGLRKGKAFQTGALAGVTKKLTGTVRIYEEPQVYVYDTPGVMMPYLGKGEEGGEKGLKLALTAGIKEDLFELDAISDYLLWKLNRRYVSEPSLPSYLSSLPLPPSFEPTDHLPTLLSALSNRLAAKQKGGEEDWESVMRWFVRAWREGKMGEWTLDELVPYRPVEVLLPHEVENMRLEGETVDLPVAGVPERQMSQVELDDHVSETVTAYLSTLSSSTSLENPASASQQRKISKSQRLQEKDAKLRGKGINVKRREEWQPGGVVSGGKRKGMSVKSTMGAAGRAVRRRG; from the exons ATGCAAAATGCCAACCAAAAGATCATGTTCGCGGACACTCGTAAAAATCCAGACATCTCTCACATTCTGCGTTACGCTGTCG ATCTTGCTCAAAAGTCTGCTCCTTTCTCCCCAACATACTCTATCCTTGTTCTTGGTATGCCCAACGTCGGCAAATCATCGCTATTGAACGCCCTTCGCCGAGTTGGCCTGCGCAAGGGCAAGGCGTTCCAGACTGGTGCTCTAGCAGGTGTGACCAAAAAGTTGACTGGAACGGTCAGAATATACGAGGAACCCCAGGTATATGTGTACGATACGCCTGGAGTCATGATGCCCTATCTGGGTAAGGGTGAGGAAGGTGGGGAGAAGGGCCTGAAACTGGCTTTAACAG CGGGCATTAAGGAAGACTTATTTGAATTAGATGCCATTTCGGATTATCTCTTGTGGAAGTTGAACCGTCGCTACGTCTCAGAGCCATCGC TCCCCTCTTACCTCTCTTCATTACCACTCCCACCCTCCTTCGAACCTACTGACCACCTTCCtactcttctttccgctTTATCCAATCGTTTAGCTGCGAAGCAAAAGGGCGGTGAGGAAGACTGGGAGAGTGTTATGCGATGGTTCGTGCGAGCATGGAGAGAAGGTAAGATGGGAGAATGGACACTGGACGAATTGGTGCCGTACCGACCAGTTGAAGTTTTATTGCCACACGAGGTGGAGAACATGCGCTTGGAAGGAGAAACCGTCGACCTCCCTGTAGCCGGCGTTCCAGAACGACAGATGTCGCAAGTAGAATTAGATGACCATGTCAGTGAGACCGTCACTGCATATCTCTCGAccctctcatcttcaacatctCTTGAAAACCCAGCCTCTGCCTCTCAGCAACGCAAAATATCCAAGTCTCAGCGTCTTCAAGAAAAGGATGCGAAGTTACGAGGAAAGGGTATCAatgtgaagaggagagaagagtggCAGCCGGGAGGTGTAGTGAGTGGGGgcaagagaaaagggatGAGTGTGAAGAGTACCATGGGTGCTGCCGGGAGAGCTGTCAGACGGCGAGGATAA